In the genome of Phragmites australis chromosome 9, lpPhrAust1.1, whole genome shotgun sequence, the window AATCATAGCTTTGTTGTCATATGCGTTGCAACGGATTTAAAGCATTCACAGCTAGTGCGCTGAAAACATTCAGTTGAGTTATTAAGTACCATGTCACCATGGTTCTCAATATATGAGCTcaaattttcttacaaatatGTAGTGCAAAAACTAAAAAGTTACATTAAACTAAAAAGTATGTTGAGAGattattaatttaaaaaatataaagatcACTCCTAAAAGGAGCCAGCAAAAATCCTCCGAGTCCACAAATCAAGAGAGCTACAATGACACTCCTATTGTATTTGTTGTTATTTTACTAATTATTGTTCCACATTAACTAAACCAAAAACAACTGGCAAGATTAAGGAAATATTATTACAACGTACCGGGCTCCTATCCATGATCTTTGTATCCTTTGTTTGCATTATACCAAAAAAGTGATGCTGCTTTGGTGTAGTCTCATAGCCCTCCAAGAAATCCATGTGGCAACGAACCCAACCGCTCATCCAATGCAATCCAAACACATTTCACACTACAGTTGCACTGAATCATGCGGTTCTCACTTTCTCACAGCTCATACTTCAAAGGAAAACATAAGGACACATCAAAAGGTTGAATTGAATTTACTAGTTTTTGGGCGTTGCTTCtctagtggtggtggtgcttgCCCGTGCTGAAGCGGCGGTTGGGGCTTTCGGCAGTGCTGGCAACGGGCTAACCTCTATGGGCCCACGACAGGGGGCACAGGGGTGGGTGGGGGGAGCCGGGGGTGGGGCTGGCAGTGGTTGGGTGTTGTGCCAGGCAACGATTTTGGGAGTGGTTCATGCATGTGATGAGGATGGGTGGCGGGCTTGGATGGCCTGATTTTTCTTGTGTTTTCTTGGATGgttttacttttgattttttattagataggtgGGGAAATGAGAGATGCGAGAGTACACGTAAGATCAATTCTTATTATATATAATAGAGATTTATGGCtgtataatattttaaatcTCTACAGTCAAAGTAACTCACGATAAGCATCACATGTTTATTACggggttgtttggtttgtggCCGTTAGAAACCATACCAAACTTTGGCACGCCTGCAGTATTTGCCCGGCGTTTGGTTAGATGGCATCTTTTGGCACGCTCGAAAAAATCTGGCATGCCAATGCACAATGAACGTGAGAGCGCAGGCAACTTGCGGGCGAGCGAATCGGCTGCCAAAATTTGGTAGTCCTGCTCCTGCTAGCGCTCATGCATGCACTCTGTTGCTAAGAGCAGCTCCAGTGTATCGTCGAATCGAAGGGGTAACGTTCGGTTCACTTGTACACGGTTCTTTTCCTCCCGTGTGAGCGGGTCCTATAGGcaagtaaaaaatattttattctctctctttcctccttCGTGCGGCTACGCTGAAGACTCCGCCCGTTCCTTCTGTCCGCCCGGTCCTACAGGCCATGTGcaggaaatatttttttattcggCAAGAGTCAAACCATATTTGGAGTCCGATTTTACTTTCTGACACTCACAGTTTGACTGCTCCAATGTATTTGGTTCGCTTTCCCCGAACTACGGTTCGTTTTTCCCATACACTGGAGCTGCTCTAAGGTGACAGCAGCGGTACATCTGCACATTTTCCAAAACTATATGATTAACGATTTTCAAACAATAATATCCCTTAAATGGTATATTCAAATTATGATCCGTTAACACTATTGTATTCCTTACAATTAAATTTACAAAATAAGATCTGACTTGAATATATTTAGATTAAACAAATTAGATAACACGTGGGTCCCAAATATCATATAAACAACCACAATACATTTTGGTAAGACTACAAACCAAAATCATTTTCAATCAAATTGACAGACTCTAAGCCAAACATCATTTTTTCTCATGATTTGGCATTGCCCATGTTTTGGTAATGCCAAGATTTGATAAGGCTCACGAGGGACatgaaccaaacataccctacaCCTTTGCAATTTGTCACCATGTGATTTTAGCGGAGCTTGGAATGCAGCATGTAAATGATGATCCTATTATTTTTGGACCCGAACACAATAATTTGGTTGACTATTTGATGAATTAGATGAACTGCATCATAGGTTGAGTAAACCACGAATTCAGTTAACACAAGAACACAGGTGGAAAAAATCACAGATAAATCCAGGACTACTAAAGCATAACAACTTGATTTGCTATGTGATGAATTGGTTCAATAACATCGGAGTACATGACAGCTGTACGGATACAATAGGGATTTTTTTCTCTCGTATTTACATGCACGAACTAGTGTGTATTCACGATGGAAACAGGGTTTCTATGCCAAGGATTgacctagaaaaaaaaaacgaaaccAAATCCTGCTGCAAAAGAAAATGTATATTCATGAGCTAGGGAACTTCAGAAAGTGCTCCCCTGCTTGTGAGGAAATCAGGAAAGAGCTTGATTGGCAGCTCAACGATATGCGAACGAAAGCCATCGGTGCTGCAACGCTTCACTGGCCGTTGGTCTCTTTCTGGGATTTATTTGAAGCAGGTAAGACAGAAAATCAACAAACTTCTTGTCAGGACATTGCAATTGATGCCGCAAAGATGATTTCTCGGGGATCAAATACTCCAACTGATCTGTCTCCTGGTTTGGAAATGGGAATGGAATAAGAGAAATAAATATCCTGTGCTGAATGACAATTGTGTGAGTAACAAACAATTAAACTTCTTATGCCAAAGATCTTCACAGTGATAACAAACAAATTATTGCATACAATCCACTAATTACCGGTTTCCTTTCGAACTACATCTCATATGTAAACAAAATCAGGTTGATAATCTTGTGTAAAATCCACTAATTTCTGGTTCAGATACAAATATAATTAAAGAACAACTAATTAATTGTCGGTGTTCTTAAATGTCTTAGATTGATTTACTTCATTTTGCTCAGGTTGGTTGTAAGTTTTCAGTTTATATAACAGGTCCAGTACATAATTGAAAAAAGTAAAAACGAAATAAGCATATGTACCTTGTTCTTGTGGAAAAGGTCATAGTCATCTGTGAAATACTTCTGGGTCTCCTGTCCCAATGCAAGCATTTCGGTGTCAATTGGACCAATTGTCCCGATCATACGACCAAGAATAATTGGTAGAGATTCATTAGGAAAGAGCACCTGTGACATGTCAAAGGGGTCGCAATCACATATATGACTTCTTTCAGAAACAGGGCAGCATAGTAATTTGTTTGAATACTGATAATTTGAGCAGACACATTATCCTCAGTTCAGACCAAATCAACAGAAACGATATCACGTGTTTCCCCAATCCCCAGTATATGCATTcttaaattgcaagtatattgCAGATGTTTAGTCATAAGATTTTGATATCACTCTTCTAATTTTTATCTACAGTTTTTTAGTGTCAACACCAGCCTTGGGACCATAAAGAAGGTTGTACCCAACATGTCAAGAGCCTATAGAGTTCCGGTATATTGGCCTTCTCAGGATGAAGCGATCAAGAGAGTCACTAAACAAGATGAAGCAGTAGGCACAATGAGAACGCCAACAATTGCAGGATAAGCACAGAAGACATGGAAGAATTTAACTTTCAACAAAACCTtgtcatttcttttctttcaattGGCTTTAACTGCATATAAAATGTCAACGTATCTTGAGAATTTAATAtaatactaaaaaaaatagagaatagaGACTAGGAAGTCAAGATGAAAACTTACTTCACCAGTGTACAGTTCAGCCAAGATGCAGCCAAGAGACCAAACGTCAATTTTCTGATCATATGGCAAACCCAGGATGACCTCAGGAGCTCGGTAAGAACGTGATTGAACATATAAGGTTAAGTTGTCTGACAAGAAGCAGCTGCTTCCAAGATCAATAACCTTAATTTCACTTCTGCTATAGCTCTTAAGAAGGATATTCTCTGGTTTCAGGTCACAATGAACTATATTTAAATGCTGCAAATACACCAAAGCCTCCAAGCATTGTCGAGCTATAGCCTGAAAACAACACAAAAGGCCTTGTATTTCAGTGGAACTTCTTTCGTTTCCACTTAATAAAATTTATTCATGCTCAAAGTATTTATTCCAACCTTCTAGAAAATGTACTCAGGGAGGAAAATGGTCAACAAGGACCAACAAAATAAAGAAAGCTTGCTTTTACAGATATAGGGTATTGTAAGGCTAAGGCCAGCTGTAAATGCTTTTGCATGATGGTATGAATTTTAATGATCAGAGAATTCATAGAATTAGCTGATGCACGTGACAGTTATAGAGACTAGAGAGCGATTTGGTAAGAAAACAGTCACACCTACTCtctggaaaaaaagaaaaaaacaaaggaaagaaCAGTCAGATATACCTGTATTCTGGGCAATGAAAAGTACACCTCATCCCCAGATTCCTGGTTATATTTCTGAAATTCATACAGATTCGCGCGTAGTAATTCAGTTACAATGAAGAGATGTTCCTGTTGATTTTTTTCACTGTCAGAAGTTTGCAAGTTCAAAAATATGCTTGGATAAATATCAAACAGGAAATTATTGAAGTatacatcaagaagaagaaaaggcttGTATCTTAAATGAATCCTTAGGACTTGGAATGGATGACTATTTTTACGAGCAATATGACTGTTTATTGAACTATATGGTGTAAAAGTAAAGGAAAAGGTCTAGTTCACTGTATCTCTACATCACACACCTGATAGTAGAAATAATCATAGAGACGCAGTATATGATGCTCATCTTCGGGATCATATTTATTGACAAACTTAAGGAGCTTTATTTCATCCAAGCTTTGGTCGAAGAAATCCTtgtcatttattattattttaaggCATACATCAACTCCAGCACGAAGATCGTGTGCCCGTACAACCTTGCTGAATGCAGCAGAGCCAAGATACTCAGTGACACGATATCTTCCAGCTACAACTGAATTAATGACAATAGGGAACTCCTTGTTTTCCTCAAAGCCAGTCCTGCAGTGGACGCCTATCGCATGAGCATACAATATTCCCAGAATTATTTGGCAgcagaaaaaaaagataagtatcTGATGATGGACCTGTTTTTCCGGTGGAAAACTTTCAATTCAAATACTTCATACTCTTGATGAAACTTAGAGACTGCAGGATAAATTTTCAGGTCTTCCTGAAATTTACGAGCGGTAGAGTTTTGAACATCTGTGTCTGCTGCCCCTAATTCTTCCACTCTATAAACATCTTCAGGACCACCACTCTCAGAAAAAGGATTTACACTGTAGCTATCTTTTAGAAATTCTTCGCCATCAGAAATTTCCTCATTCATTACCATGCAAATATCTAGTTTCTCATTGCCTCTGAAGTCATGTTCAAGCCCAGGGTCTGCAAAAGATAACTACAGTTATAATGAATTCTACTAGTCTAGCAAAAAAATCCCTTGGGGTTGGATAAATTAACAATAAATTTCGGGATTACAAAGGCATACAAATCTGGGCTAAGAAGCAAAATTGCATCAGACATGTGGAACGAGAGTCAAGCTTGCTTTGTTGCGATTATACCTATTGGTGTGGGATTTTACTTGTGAttctaaattcaaaaaaaaCATCATAAACCCAGAACTAGATGCTAAAATATTTTAAGGCCCGATTTACTTGAATATCGTGAGGAAGTGCATTCATGTGAAGCCAAATGGCAGCCAGGAACTAGTACATAATCCAGTCTCTTAAAAGAGAGAGGTAATTTGTTGAGGATTTTgagaaatgaaagaaatgaaaCTGAACAAAAGGAAAGGGGCCAGAACTACTTACTCTCAAGAGTATTTACATCAGCCAAAAACGGACTAAGCATTTGAAGCTCCTTCTCCAAAGCACTAAGGTCCAACCCAGCGTCCTCTCCTTTCTTGGGATCAATTAACTGATCGCCCTTGAGCTCGGCATCGCCATCCTCGGTCAACCTGAACCGGAACGCTTCTGCAACGCACTCATCCAGCAACTCCGTCTGGTCGTCCACGATATGATACCTCCCATAAACCGCGGAGCAAGAATTTCTCACCAACTCCTCATCATTCTTCCTTTCCCCGTAGCAGCAATTGCAGGGCGGTGACGAGCACGTATTTACCTCTGCGCACCCATCAGAGTCAGCATTGCCGTCTCTATGCACGTgccggcggccgccgccatcgccaagCTCCCGCATCTCACTACGCCGCGAGATGACCTCAAGACCAACAATGAACTTGTCCTCCCCTTTGCCACCGTCGCTCCCCGGCTTGCCGTGGAACAGGAGGTCGTCGTAGAGCCAGTTATCACGGAAGAAGACGTCAGTGGTGTCGTACTCGCGCGCCGTGCCGAACTCCATCTCCGATGACGACGCCTCCGACGGCGAGCGAGGAGGCGACCACAGCCCGCACCGATTCAACATTCCTGATCCCCATAAGGAGCAACCAAACCAagcaaaacaaaacaacaaaaattaGGATCAGAAGTACACAAATTTAGAGCAAGCATCTTCTGATCACGACAGGGATCGAGATTGGGGAGCGGCGTCGAGGAGGGTTGCACGcaatgttgaaaaaaaaaatcactctcGCAAGCACTCGGTACCTGAGGGCGTGGAGCGCATGCTGACGAAGGTGTcggaggaggagctggagccAGGGCTCGCGAGCGCGCCGCCGCTGTACGAGGCGCGCAGCCGCAGCGGCGGGAGCTGAGGGCCATCGAAACTGGAGGAGAAGTCGGCGTCCTCGAAGGCGGAGGAGGCTGCGCGCGCGAGGCCGTGCTCGGCGGGGA includes:
- the LOC133929053 gene encoding uncharacterized protein LOC133929053 isoform X3, which encodes MSAPGAEGVMAGLPAEHGLARAASSAFEDADFSSSFDGPQLPPLRLRASYSGGALASPGSSSSSDTFVSMRSTPSGMLNRCGLWSPPRSPSEASSSEMEFGTAREYDTTDVFFRDNWLYDDLLFHGKPGSDGGKGEDKFIVGLEVISRRSEMRELGDGGGRRHVHRDGNADSDGCAEVNTCSSPPCNCCYGERKNDEELVRNSCSAVYGRYHIVDDQTELLDECVAEAFRFRLTEDGDAELKGDQLIDPKKGEDAGLDLSALEKELQMLSPFLADVNTLENPGLEHDFRGNEKLDICMVMNEEISDGEEFLKDSYSVNPFSESGGPEDVYRVEELGAADTDVQNSTARKFQEDLKIYPAVSKFHQEYEVFELKVFHRKNRTGFEENKEFPIVINSVVAGRYRVTEYLGSAAFSKVVRAHDLRAGVDVCLKIIINDKDFFDQSLDEIKLLKFVNKYDPEDEHHILRLYDYFYYQEHLFIVTELLRANLYEFQKYNQESGDEVYFSLPRIQAIARQCLEALVYLQHLNIVHCDLKPENILLKSYSRSEIKVIDLGSSCFLSDNLTLYVQSRSYRAPEVILGLPYDQKIDVWSLGCILAELYTGEVLFPNESLPIILGRMIGTIGPIDTEMLALGQETQKYFTDDYDLFHKNKDIYFSYSIPISKPGDRSVGVFDPREIIFAASIAMS
- the LOC133929053 gene encoding uncharacterized protein LOC133929053 isoform X4; protein product: MSAPGAEGVMAGLPAEHGLARAASSAFEDADFSSSFDGPQLPPLRLRASYSGGALASPGSSSSSDTFVSMRSTPSGMLNRCGLWSPPRSPSEASSSEMEFGTAREYDTTDVFFRDNWLYDDLLFHGKPGSDGGKGEDKFIVGLEVISRRSEMRELGDGGGRRHVHRDGNADSDGCAEVNTCSSPPCNCCYGERKNDEELVRNSCSAVYGRYHIVDDQTELLDECVAEAFRFRLTEDGDAELKGDQLIDPKKGEDAGLDLSALEKELQMLSPFLADVNTLENPGLEHDFRGNEKLDICMVMNEEISDGEEFLKDSYSVNPFSESGGPEDVYRVEELGAADTDVQNSTARKFQEDLKIYPAVSKFHQEYEVFELKVFHRKNRTGFEENKEFPIVINSVVAGRYRVTEYLGSAAFSKVVRAHDLRAGVDVCLKIIINDKDFFDQSLDEIKLLKFVNKYDPEDEHHILRLYDYFYYQEHLFIVTELLRANLYEFQKYNQESGDEVYFSLPRIQAIARQCLEALVYLQHLNIVHCDLKPENILLKSYSRSEIKVIDLGSSCFLSDNLTLYVQSRSYRAPEVILGLPYDQKIDVWSLGCILAELYTGELKPIERKEMTRFC
- the LOC133929053 gene encoding uncharacterized protein LOC133929053 isoform X1; its protein translation is MSAPGAEGVMAGLPAEHGLARAASSAFEDADFSSSFDGPQLPPLRLRASYSGGALASPGSSSSSDTFVSMRSTPSGMLNRCGLWSPPRSPSEASSSEMEFGTAREYDTTDVFFRDNWLYDDLLFHGKPGSDGGKGEDKFIVGLEVISRRSEMRELGDGGGRRHVHRDGNADSDGCAEVNTCSSPPCNCCYGERKNDEELVRNSCSAVYGRYHIVDDQTELLDECVAEAFRFRLTEDGDAELKGDQLIDPKKGEDAGLDLSALEKELQMLSPFLADVNTLENPGLEHDFRGNEKLDICMVMNEEISDGEEFLKDSYSVNPFSESGGPEDVYRVEELGAADTDVQNSTARKFQEDLKIYPAVSKFHQEYEVFELKVFHRKNRTGFEENKEFPIVINSVVAGRYRVTEYLGSAAFSKVVRAHDLRAGVDVCLKIIINDKDFFDQSLDEIKLLKFVNKYDPEDEHHILRLYDYFYYQEHLFIVTELLRANLYEFQKYNQESGDEVYFSLPRIQAIARQCLEALVYLQHLNIVHCDLKPENILLKSYSRSEIKVIDLGSSCFLSDNLTLYVQSRSYRAPEVILGLPYDQKIDVWSLGCILAELYTGEVLFPNESLPIILGRMIGTIGPIDTEMLALGQETQKYFTDDYDLFHKNKHRIFISLIPFPFPNQETDQLEYLIPEKSSLRHQLQCPDKKFVDFLSYLLQINPRKRPTASEALQHRWLSFAYR
- the LOC133929053 gene encoding uncharacterized protein LOC133929053 isoform X2 — encoded protein: MSAPGAEGVMAGLPAEHGLARAASSAFEDADFSSSFDGPQLPPLRLRASYSGGALASPGSSSSSDTFVSMRSTPSGMLNRCGLWSPPRSPSEASSSEMEFGTAREYDTTDVFFRDNWLYDDLLFHGKPGSDGGKGEDKFIVGLEVISRRSEMRELGDGGGRRHVHRDGNADSDGCAEVNTCSSPPCNCCYGERKNDEELVRNSCSAVYGRYHIVDDQTELLDECVAEAFRFRLTEDGDAELKGDQLIDPKKGEDAGLDLSALEKELQMLSPFLADVNTLENPGLEHDFRGNEKLDICMVMNEEISDGEEFLKDSYSVNPFSESGGPEDVYRVEELGAADTDVQNSTARKFQEDLKIYPAVSKFHQEYEVFELKVFHRKNRTGFEENKEFPIVINSVVAGRYRVTEYLGSAAFSKVVRAHDLRAGVDVCLKIIINDKDFFDQSLDEIKLLKFVNKYDPEDEHHILRLYDYFYYQEHLFIVTELLRANLYEFQKYNQESGDEVYFSLPRIQAIARQCLEALVYLQHLNIVHCDLKPENILLKSYSRSEIKVIDLGSSCFLSDNLTLYVQSRSYRAPEVILGLPYDQKIDVWSLGCILAELYTGEVLFPNESLPIILGRMIGTIGPIDTEMLALGQETQKYFTDDYDLFHKNKETDQLEYLIPEKSSLRHQLQCPDKKFVDFLSYLLQINPRKRPTASEALQHRWLSFAYR